In Lates calcarifer isolate ASB-BC8 linkage group LG21, TLL_Latcal_v3, whole genome shotgun sequence, a single window of DNA contains:
- the aadac gene encoding arylacetamide deacetylase encodes MRLGSIILFVALCSFTAYYIYEPIPEEIEERWKLMLTNSFFRSLSHLADLSELLGLKDYMGVMYFITVVEKVVPVSDEHVQVTEERFDGVEVVLYQPKQRGSDSELRRAVIYLHGGGWCLGSSRMSPYDLLARKTVTELDAVVLSVEYRLAPAHHFPVPYEDVYRVVKHFLQKGVLAQYSVDPGRIAVSGDSAGGNLAAAVSQQLRKEHGQQIQLKAQALIYPVLQALDLNTPSYQQNQDMPILPRTLMVRFWSEYFTSDKALFRAMMANTHNNPESSSLLKFVNWSAFLPETYHREYNYSAPAVVQGVGGEAVGMEGPSRSFADPRASPLLVPDAALRSLPKAYIMTCEYDVLRDDGIMYVTRLRAAGVEVTHEHYDTGFHGALMFTVWPTDFLIARRMTDNYIKWLKENL; translated from the exons ATGAGGTTGGGAAGCATCATTTTATTCGTCGCTCTCTGCTCTTTTACCGCTTATTACATTTATGAGCCCATTCCTGAGGAGATAGAAGAAAGATGGAAACTCATGCTGACCAACTCTTTCTTCAGAAGTCTCAGCCACCTG GCAGACCTCAGTGAATTATTGGGGTTGAAGGACTACATGGGGGTAATGTACTTCATTACTGTGGTTGAAAAGGTAGTGCCTGTGTCTGACGAGCATGTCCAGGTGACAGAGGAGAGGTTTGATGGAGTGGAGGTGGTGCTTTACCAGCCAAAGCAGCGGGGCAGTGACTCTGAACTCAGGAGAGCTGTCATATACCTACACGGTGGAGGATGGTGTCTGGGTAGTTCCC gtaTGAGTCCATATGATCTCCTGGCCAGAAAAACTGTCACTGAGCTAGATGCAGTTGTTCTTTCTGTGGA gtatCGCCTCGCCCCTGCTCACCACTTCCCTGTCCCATATGAAGATGTATACCGTGTGGTCAAACATTTCCTCCAGAAGGGGGTGCTGGCCCAGTACTCAGTGGATCCAGGACGCATTGCTGTGTCAGGGGATAGTGCTGGGGGTAACCTGGCAGCTGCAGTTTCTCAACAG ttaagaaaagaacatgGACAGCAAATTCAGTTGAAGGCCCAAGCACTCATCTACCCAGTGTTACAGGCTCTGGACCTTAACACTCCTTCATATCAGCAGAATCAGGACATGCCCATCCTGCCCCGCACCCTTATGGTGCGTTTCTGGAGTGAGTACTTCACCAGCGACAAGGCCCTCTTCAGAGCCATGATGGCTAACACTCACAACAACCCTGAGTCTTCCAGTCTGCTGAAGTTTGTCAACTGGAGCGCCTTTCTGCCAGAGACATATCATAGAGAATACAACTACAGTGCTCCTGCTGTGGTGCAAGGAGTTGGAGGGGAGGCAGTTGGGATGGAAGGACCATCTCGATCCTTTGCTGACCCGAGGGCATCACCTCTCCTGGTTCCAGACGCAGCCTTACGCTCCCTCCCCAAGGCCTACATTATGACATGTGAGTATGATGTTCTCCGAGATGATGGCATCATGTATGTCACTCGGCTTCGTGCTGCTGGTGTTGAGGTGACACATGAACACTATGACACCGGATTTCATGGAGCACTGATGTTCACTGTGTGGCCAACTGACTTCCTGATTGCACGTCGTATGACAGACAACTACATCAAATGGCTCAAGGAGAACTTGTAA
- the LOC108900965 gene encoding succinate receptor 1, whose product MAHNCTDIHDVLEKYYLSPMYAIEFCIGFPSNLLVVLGYIFCLPNWQSCNIYVFSLAVSDLIFLCTLPGLSYLYANNQSTSSPSACVINRYILHVNLYSSILFMVWLCMDRFLLIKHPTRNHYLQRPQTAVIVTALSWLAVNVEIAPMIALMVQDLHNANYSHCTDFANLKGDVHTLGYSLGLTLTGYILPLFALCGFSYQIAHLLRVQERALQRRSTSYKRPLKVVASAAAMFLILYTPYHVLRNITIASWQVWRGMTQCPKKYIEALYILTRPLAFLHSVINPVFYFLMGDKFRELLFTKLRKLVRMKEQQRQPA is encoded by the exons ATG GCGCACAACTGTACGGATATACATGACGTGCTGGAAAAGTACTACCTGTCACCAATGTATGCCATTGAGTTCTGCATTGGTTTCCCTAGCAACCTTTTGGTTGTACTTGGTTACATATTTTGTTTGCCAAATTGGCAGAGCTGCAATATCTACGTCTTCAGCCTGGCAGTCTCTGatcttatttttctctgcacACTGCCAGGCCTCTCCTACCTCTATGCAAATAACCAATCAACAAGCAGTCCCTCTGCTTGTGTTATCAACCGCTATATCCTGCATGTCAATCTTTACTCTTCCATCCTCTTCATGGTTTGGCTCTGCATGGACCGCTTCCTGCTCATAAAACATCCAACGCGGAACCACTACCTGCAGAGGCCGCAAACAGCTGTGATTGTAACGGCGCTGAGCTGGCTGGCTGTTAATGTGGAAATTGCGCCGATGATAGCACTTATGGTTCAGGACCTTCACAATGCAAACTATAGTCACTGCACGGATTTTGCTAACCTAAAAGGAGATGTCCACACATTAGGCTACAGCCTAGGGCTAACCTTGACTGGATACATACTTCCTCTCTTTGCACTCTGTGGTTTCTCCTACCAAATTGCACATCTGCTCCGTGTCCAAGAAAGGGCTCTACAGCGCAGGTCAACATCATACAAGCGACCTCTCAAGGTTGTTGCATCAGCTGCAGCCATGTTTCTGATTCTCTACACTCCCTACCATGTACTGAGAAATATAACAATAGCATCTTGGCAGGTCTGGAGAGGAATGACACAATGCCCAAAGAAGTACATAGAGGCCCTGTACATCTTGACACGACCATTGGCCTTCTTGCACAGTGTCATCAACCCTGTCTTCTATTTCCTCATGGGTGACAAGTTCAGAGAGCTCCTGTTCACTAAGCTCAGAAAGCTGGTCAGAATGAAGGAGCAGCAAAGACAACCAGCCTGA